Proteins encoded together in one Lepisosteus oculatus isolate fLepOcu1 chromosome 2, fLepOcu1.hap2, whole genome shotgun sequence window:
- the iyd gene encoding iodotyrosine deiodinase yields the protein MALFSSLTPVFVAILCVVVLFILRGSQKKNQVTKKKFKPPATAKPWVDEDLQDNTEINPRAEADDEWADSESNVAHVPYSPLRFSKDEMLQRSQQFYQLMNKRRSVRFISSKPVPREVIDNVIRTAGTAPSGAHTEPWTYVVVADPETKHMIREIVEEEEEVNYKQRMGEKWVGDLQRLRTNWVKDYLDTAPYLILIFKQIYGINSSGKKKTHYYNEISVSISCGMLLAALQNAGLVTVTSTPLNCGPKLRVLLQRPANEKLLLLLPVGYPTEDATVPDLKRKNLEEIMVFV from the exons ATGGCTCTTTTCTCTTCTCTGACTCCAGTGTTTGTGGCCATTTTATGTGTTGTTGTCCTTTTCATTTTGAGAgggtcacagaaaaaaaatcaagtcacAAAGAAGAAGTTCAAACCCCCTGCTACAGCCAAACCCTGGGTAGATGAAGATCTTCAAGACAACACAGAGATAAACCCCAGAGCTGAAG cTGACGATGAATGGGCTGACAGTGAGAGCAATGTTGCTCACGTCCCATATTCCCCCCTGAGGTTCTCCAAAGATGAAATGTTGCAGCGCTCTCAGCAGTTTTACCAGCTGATGAACAAGAGGAGGTCTGTCAGATTCATCAGTTCCAAGCCAGTGCCAAGGGAGGTTATCGACAATGTCATCAGAACAGCAG GCACGGCTCCAAGCGGCGCTCACACAGAGCCTTGGACATATGTGGTAGTGGCAGATCCCGAAACTAAGCACATGATCCGCGAGATTgtcgaggaggaggaagaggttAACTACAAACAGCGGATGGGAGAGAAATGGGTCGGCGATCTGCAGAGACTAAG aacaaactggGTTAAAGATTATCTTGACACTGCTCCTTATCTCATCCTCATATTCAAGCAAATATATGGAATTAACTCcagtggaaaaaagaaaacccatTACTACAATGAAATCAGTGTTTCTATCTCCTGTGGGATGCTTCTTGCTGCACTGCag AATGCAGGTCTGGTAACAGTGACGTCTACACCTTTAAACTGTGGCCCAAAACTGCGTGTTCTCCTCCAGCGTCCAGCGAATGAaaagctgttgttgctgctgccaGTGGGTTATCCCACAGAAGACGCTACGGTTCCTGACCTAAAACGCAAGAACTTGGAAGAAATCATGGTATTTGTGTAA